One Corynebacterium uterequi DNA segment encodes these proteins:
- a CDS encoding Tex family protein encodes MISTIIADELGVPVQRVDAALALLAEGNTVPFIARYRKEATGGLDDTQLRHLETRARYLQELSERKATILAAIEEQGKLTDELRVAIDACDSKARLEDLYLPYKKRRRTKADIAREAGLEPLTDALVAGAEPGAAAAYLTEGFATERDVLNGARAILVDRFALDAELLGSVREQMYAQGSLRSHVVEGKEKAGEKFRDYFDFAEPFTSLPPHRILALLRGETEGVLSLTLDAGDDAVYESLIADRFGLDTTASTWLRDAVGFGWRTKLSISSGLDVRMRLKTVAEEGALTVFATNLRDVLLAAPAGERPTLGLDPGYRNGVKCAVVDGTGKVVDTVVVYPHQPQNRWAEAVATLSSLVKKHDVELLAVGNGTASRESERLAADVARTVVGRQVTPVVVSESGASVYSASEIAAQEFPELDVSLRGAVSIARRLQDPLAELVKIDPKSIGVGQYQHDVNQSALASTLHDVVEDAVNAVGVDLNTASAPLLEQVAGVTPTLARNIIAYRDAHGAFASRRELLKVTRLGPKAFEQCAGFLRIRGGRNPLDGSAVHPESYAVVDRICDSTGLAVGQLIGNSAVLARLNPQDFADERVGIPTVTDIIAELDKPGRDPRPEFRTASFAEGIEKISDLRPGMTLEGTVTNVAAFGAFVDVGVHQDGLVHVSQLADRFVHDPHEVVRSGQVVRVRVVDVDVDRHRISLTMRTQGEVSAPSRRDPDQARKSKKKAGQSNRKGQDSGGSMAAALRRAGFGSGRR; translated from the coding sequence ATGATTTCCACCATCATCGCTGACGAGCTCGGCGTCCCAGTTCAGCGCGTCGATGCGGCGCTCGCCTTGCTGGCCGAGGGCAACACGGTGCCCTTCATCGCCCGCTACCGCAAGGAAGCGACCGGTGGCCTCGATGACACCCAGCTGCGGCACCTGGAGACTCGCGCCCGCTACCTGCAGGAACTATCCGAACGCAAGGCAACCATCCTCGCCGCGATCGAGGAACAGGGCAAGCTCACCGACGAACTGCGCGTCGCCATCGACGCCTGCGACTCCAAGGCACGACTCGAAGATCTGTACCTGCCCTACAAAAAGCGCCGACGCACCAAGGCGGACATCGCCCGCGAGGCGGGACTCGAACCGCTCACCGACGCCCTCGTCGCCGGCGCCGAGCCCGGCGCGGCGGCAGCCTATCTCACGGAGGGCTTCGCCACCGAGCGTGACGTGTTGAACGGCGCTCGGGCCATCCTCGTCGACCGCTTCGCCCTTGACGCCGAACTTCTCGGGAGCGTGCGGGAACAGATGTACGCACAGGGAAGCCTGCGATCGCACGTGGTGGAAGGCAAGGAAAAGGCAGGCGAGAAGTTCCGCGACTACTTTGATTTCGCCGAGCCCTTCACGTCCTTGCCACCGCACCGCATCCTGGCGCTGCTACGCGGCGAAACCGAGGGAGTGCTCTCGCTCACTCTCGACGCCGGCGACGACGCGGTCTACGAGTCCCTCATTGCCGACCGTTTCGGCCTGGACACGACGGCGTCGACGTGGCTGCGCGACGCCGTCGGCTTCGGCTGGCGCACGAAGTTGAGTATCTCCTCCGGCCTGGACGTGCGGATGCGGCTCAAGACCGTAGCGGAGGAAGGGGCGCTCACGGTGTTCGCGACAAACCTGCGCGACGTGCTGCTGGCCGCTCCGGCGGGGGAGCGGCCTACCCTGGGCCTGGATCCCGGCTACCGCAACGGGGTGAAGTGCGCCGTCGTGGACGGCACCGGCAAGGTGGTGGATACCGTCGTCGTCTATCCCCACCAGCCGCAGAATCGCTGGGCAGAGGCCGTGGCCACACTCTCGTCGCTGGTGAAAAAGCACGACGTTGAGCTGCTTGCGGTTGGCAACGGCACCGCGTCGCGGGAATCCGAGAGGCTCGCCGCCGACGTGGCACGAACCGTCGTAGGCCGGCAGGTGACGCCGGTGGTCGTCAGCGAATCGGGAGCCTCGGTGTATTCGGCATCGGAGATTGCGGCACAGGAGTTCCCGGAGCTCGACGTCTCCTTACGCGGGGCGGTCTCTATTGCTCGTCGGCTCCAGGACCCGCTGGCGGAGTTGGTCAAGATCGATCCGAAGTCCATCGGGGTAGGGCAGTACCAGCACGACGTCAACCAGTCCGCCCTCGCTTCGACCTTGCACGACGTGGTCGAGGACGCGGTTAATGCCGTCGGCGTTGATCTCAACACGGCTTCCGCGCCGCTGCTGGAGCAAGTTGCTGGGGTGACGCCGACCCTGGCGCGCAACATCATCGCCTACCGGGACGCCCACGGCGCCTTCGCGTCGCGCCGGGAGTTGCTCAAGGTGACCCGGCTGGGCCCCAAAGCCTTCGAGCAGTGCGCCGGCTTCCTGCGCATTCGCGGCGGGCGTAACCCACTCGACGGCTCCGCGGTCCACCCAGAGTCCTATGCGGTGGTGGACCGGATATGTGACTCCACGGGCCTGGCAGTGGGGCAACTCATCGGCAATTCCGCCGTGCTGGCCCGGCTTAACCCGCAGGACTTCGCCGACGAGCGGGTGGGGATTCCCACGGTGACGGACATTATCGCCGAGCTTGACAAGCCGGGGCGTGACCCGCGGCCGGAGTTTCGGACGGCCAGCTTCGCCGAGGGCATTGAGAAGATCTCCGACCTGCGGCCCGGTATGACCCTAGAAGGCACGGTGACCAATGTGGCCGCGTTTGGGGCCTTCGTGGACGTTGGGGTCCACCAGGACGGGTTGGTGCACGTCTCGCAGTTGGCCGATCGCTTCGTGCACGACCCTCACGAGGTGGTTCGTTCTGGACAGGTGGTGCGGGTACGGGTGGTGGATGTCGACGTCGATCGCCACCGAATTTCATTAACGATGCGCACGCAAGGGGAGGTCTCCGCACCCTCTCGGCGGGATCCGGATCAGGCTCGAAAGTCGAAGAAAAAAGCTGGTCAAAGCAATCGTAAGGGTCAGGATTCGGGCGGGTCGATGGCGGCCGCGCTCCGGCGTGCGGGGTTCGGAAGTGGGCGTCGTTAA
- a CDS encoding DUF3558 domain-containing protein: protein MTPATTPPHAPARTPRRRALSALAIAALLPLAGCSDASYTTVTNTDLPPGFYLSGEFVELGPRDPNAPEPEWIDPCNEIPEDIGMKRGTRAGGKIFGMNGCSGPVSKKLTNNVEYPIYEIDQGLTAGPTFNEQIISQQEVDSVNFLDDVPGVVVRKRERDCHLSIDTERGFFSVGVRGAKGGIGGDEACEIATKSFYRLYNQLREQK, encoded by the coding sequence ATGACACCTGCCACCACGCCACCACACGCCCCAGCACGAACGCCGCGCCGACGCGCCCTTAGCGCTCTGGCGATCGCCGCCCTGCTCCCACTAGCTGGCTGCTCCGACGCCTCCTACACGACAGTCACCAACACCGACCTACCACCGGGGTTCTACCTCAGCGGCGAGTTCGTTGAACTCGGCCCCCGTGACCCCAACGCACCAGAGCCGGAATGGATCGACCCCTGCAACGAAATACCCGAAGACATCGGCATGAAACGAGGAACCCGAGCAGGCGGCAAAATATTCGGAATGAATGGCTGCTCGGGACCGGTAAGCAAGAAACTCACCAACAACGTCGAATACCCCATCTATGAGATCGATCAAGGCTTAACGGCTGGCCCTACTTTCAATGAGCAAATAATCTCCCAGCAAGAGGTCGACAGTGTGAACTTCCTCGATGACGTACCGGGGGTCGTAGTACGGAAGAGAGAGCGTGACTGCCATTTATCGATTGACACCGAGCGAGGTTTCTTCTCGGTCGGTGTACGTGGCGCCAAAGGGGGCATCGGCGGCGACGAAGCCTGCGAGATCGCGACCAAGAGTTTCTACCGTCTCTACAATCAGCTCAGGGAGCAGAAATGA
- a CDS encoding aspartate:alanine exchanger family transporter — protein MTEVFKFFADQPILLVFLLVGLGMAFGSVKFRGVTLGAAAVLFTGIAFSAIAAALGVHAAVPHLIGILGLTLFAFGIGNNSGLTFFASLRTATGPILGLVGLFIAAAVIAGGLGMHLLGLDPSTVAGTFAGATTNTPALAAAGEVTGDEPTATIGYAVAYLFGVIGMIIAATVTLRDSANDSDAVAPVTHANVVVERDDELMLNDFLTPYGGDVQISRYQRADSDVQTIPEYQDRLRPGDMLTLVGSAEHLEDAVRRLGHRSERSLRSDRRQLDFRRITISQHALAGKTIAELDKVLAERWNARISRVRRADSDMVALEEFVVELGDRVRVVAPTENMKNISHYLGDSSKGLTDINPVALGLGLAIGVILGEIAVPMPGGGSFALGSAAGVLIVGLIMGRVGRIGPVVTALPHSANTVLSELGLLLFLAQAGTNAGGQIAGAFTGGDWWKILLLGVVITTFMAVGIIVVMRSAFGFGATKTSGVLGGAQTQPAVLAFANGRTNADPRVSLGYALVYPVAMIAKILTAHFLGMVLLMFV, from the coding sequence GTGACTGAAGTCTTCAAGTTCTTCGCTGACCAGCCGATCTTGCTGGTCTTTCTCCTGGTCGGCCTGGGAATGGCGTTCGGTAGCGTCAAATTCCGGGGAGTCACCCTCGGCGCCGCCGCGGTGCTGTTTACCGGCATCGCCTTCTCCGCTATCGCGGCTGCCCTCGGCGTCCATGCAGCGGTGCCCCATCTCATCGGCATCCTGGGCCTGACCCTTTTCGCTTTCGGCATTGGCAATAACTCCGGCCTGACGTTCTTCGCCTCGCTGCGCACGGCTACCGGCCCGATCCTCGGCCTGGTCGGCCTGTTCATCGCCGCGGCGGTCATCGCCGGCGGTCTGGGCATGCACCTTCTGGGCCTCGACCCGTCCACCGTCGCCGGCACCTTCGCCGGCGCGACGACGAACACGCCGGCCCTCGCCGCCGCCGGTGAAGTCACCGGCGACGAACCCACGGCGACGATCGGCTACGCCGTCGCCTACCTCTTCGGCGTCATCGGCATGATTATCGCCGCCACTGTGACCCTGCGGGACTCGGCCAATGACTCCGACGCCGTGGCGCCAGTCACGCACGCCAACGTCGTCGTCGAACGCGATGACGAGCTCATGCTCAATGACTTCCTCACCCCCTACGGCGGTGACGTCCAGATCTCGCGCTACCAGCGGGCCGATTCCGACGTCCAGACCATCCCGGAGTACCAGGATCGCCTCCGCCCCGGGGACATGCTCACCCTCGTCGGTTCCGCCGAGCACCTGGAGGACGCCGTGCGACGCCTGGGGCACCGCTCGGAGCGTTCCCTGCGCTCGGACCGGCGCCAGCTGGACTTCCGCCGCATCACGATCTCCCAGCACGCCCTGGCCGGGAAGACCATCGCCGAGCTCGACAAGGTTCTCGCGGAGCGGTGGAATGCTCGCATCTCCCGCGTGCGTCGCGCCGATAGCGACATGGTCGCCCTGGAGGAGTTCGTCGTCGAGCTCGGCGACCGAGTGCGCGTGGTTGCCCCGACCGAGAACATGAAGAACATCAGCCACTACCTGGGCGATTCCTCCAAGGGCCTGACGGATATCAACCCGGTCGCCTTGGGCCTCGGTCTCGCCATCGGCGTCATCCTCGGCGAGATTGCCGTGCCCATGCCCGGCGGCGGGTCCTTCGCCCTGGGTTCGGCCGCGGGCGTGCTGATCGTCGGCCTCATCATGGGCCGGGTGGGCCGCATCGGCCCGGTGGTCACGGCGCTGCCTCACTCCGCGAACACGGTGTTGTCCGAGCTGGGACTGTTGCTCTTCCTCGCCCAGGCGGGCACGAACGCGGGCGGGCAGATCGCCGGCGCGTTCACCGGCGGCGACTGGTGGAAGATCCTGCTCTTGGGCGTGGTGATTACCACGTTCATGGCGGTGGGCATCATCGTGGTCATGCGCTCCGCCTTCGGTTTCGGCGCCACGAAGACCTCTGGTGTCCTCGGCGGCGCCCAGACCCAGCCGGCGGTGCTGGCTTTCGCCAATGGCCGCACGAATGCCGACCCGCGAGTGTCTTTGGGCTACGCCCTGGTGTACCCGGTGGCCATGATCGCGAAGATCCTCACCGCGCACTTCCTGGGCATGGTCTTGCTTATGTTCGTGTAG
- the deoD gene encoding purine-nucleoside phosphorylase, protein MPATTATTPHINPQGAPIAETVLLPGDPLRAKFIAETYLEDVVQFNAVRNMLGFTGTFQGHEVSVMGSGMGIPSISLYAYELIHFFGAKKLVRVGSCGSLQKDLGLYEVIIAQGACTDSDFVSQYGLPGHYAPIGSFRLIKDTVERADAAGITTHVGNILSADVFYNHDSSVNDKWAAMGVLGVEMESAGLYSVAAEAGVEAMGIFTVSDNIVTGEKTTADERQTAFTTMMELALPLAAI, encoded by the coding sequence ATGCCTGCCACCACTGCCACCACACCGCACATAAATCCCCAGGGTGCGCCCATCGCGGAGACAGTTCTGCTCCCCGGCGACCCGCTGCGCGCGAAGTTCATCGCCGAGACGTACCTGGAGGACGTCGTGCAGTTCAACGCCGTGCGCAACATGCTCGGCTTCACCGGCACCTTCCAAGGCCACGAGGTGTCCGTCATGGGCTCCGGCATGGGCATCCCGTCGATCTCCCTCTACGCCTACGAGCTCATCCACTTCTTTGGAGCGAAGAAGCTCGTCCGCGTCGGTTCCTGCGGTTCGCTGCAGAAGGATCTCGGCCTCTACGAGGTCATCATCGCCCAGGGCGCATGCACCGATTCCGACTTTGTCAGCCAGTACGGCCTGCCGGGCCACTACGCCCCCATCGGTTCCTTCCGGCTCATCAAGGACACCGTCGAGCGCGCCGACGCTGCCGGCATCACCACCCACGTGGGCAATATCCTCTCTGCCGACGTCTTCTACAACCACGACAGCTCGGTCAATGACAAGTGGGCCGCCATGGGCGTGCTCGGCGTCGAAATGGAATCTGCCGGGCTGTACTCCGTCGCGGCCGAGGCCGGCGTGGAGGCGATGGGTATCTTCACCGTCTCTGACAACATTGTCACCGGTGAGAAGACCACGGCCGACGAACGCCAGACCGCGTTCACGACCATGATGGAACTCGCACTCCCCCTGGCGGCGATCTAA
- a CDS encoding DUF3558 domain-containing protein, with product MTPATTPPHIPTRTPRRRALSALAIAALLPLAGCSDASYTKVTNTDLPPGFYLSGEFVELGPRDPNAPEPEWIDPCNEIPEDILEDIGMKRGTRSGGTIFGVNGCSGPVSEKLTNNIEYPTNQIIQGILSGPAPNSQFLTHSDFASNGFLEDIPGVITLKNDEGCGLSTDTERGLFVIYIDDIGENLTGDEACEIATKSFYRLYNQLREQK from the coding sequence ATGACACCTGCCACCACGCCACCACATATCCCAACACGAACGCCGCGCCGACGCGCCCTTAGCGCTCTGGCAATCGCCGCCCTGCTCCCACTAGCTGGCTGCTCCGACGCCTCCTACACGAAAGTCACCAACACCGACCTACCACCAGGGTTCTACCTCAGCGGCGAGTTCGTTGAACTCGGCCCCCGTGATCCCAACGCCCCAGAGCCGGAATGGATCGACCCCTGCAACGAAATCCCCGAAGACATCCTCGAAGACATCGGCATGAAACGAGGAACCCGTTCCGGTGGGACAATTTTCGGTGTGAACGGGTGCTCAGGTCCGGTGAGCGAAAAGCTCACCAATAACATTGAGTATCCAACTAATCAAATCATCCAAGGAATCCTTTCTGGACCTGCTCCCAATAGTCAATTCCTAACCCACTCAGACTTTGCCAGCAATGGCTTTCTTGAAGATATTCCCGGCGTCATCACCCTAAAAAATGATGAAGGCTGTGGACTATCTACTGACACCGAACGAGGACTATTTGTAATTTACATCGACGATATAGGCGAGAATCTAACCGGCGACGAAGCCTGCGAAATCGCGACCAAGAGTTTCTATCGCCTCTATAACCAGCTCAGGGAGCAGAAATGA
- a CDS encoding MFS transporter yields the protein MDTRNLNPKKAVPVLLTVFLFSLIIDNGFKFLNLPIAEDLGLTATEVSLQATLAGILIGIGAVVYAALSDSINIRKLLIIGIGFIAIGSIMGFVGQDVWPVVVAARVIQTAGLAAAETLYVIYVTKHLPEKDQKTYLGYSTACFQLSFLFGTLAGGYIAANIAWPFMFILALVSVVSIPFILKTVPDEEQDTTDLDVLGLACIAVFAGALVMWTQKFNHVWLVLAIVGIVVFIWHIRTHDRALVRPEFFNPRYASCLIVVFLIYSTQLGLTVIVLPFALNGLHGMEIDQVSYLLVPGYIAGTLVGIFSGAIGKVMNSRMTMAVSLSAILGALVISALFINTSVAMLVVGVILFSGGFAGMYAPLLNTAMSHIEPAKRGVAVGFYNLTINIAIPLGITYSAGLVDRLPFAEGSAGLYSAVLWVLVVIAAIGAVVFFAADRVISAKEKRAGEVPATLA from the coding sequence ATGGATACTCGAAACCTCAACCCCAAAAAAGCAGTCCCCGTTCTGCTCACCGTCTTCCTCTTCAGCCTCATCATCGACAACGGGTTCAAGTTCCTTAACCTGCCCATCGCCGAGGACCTGGGCCTGACCGCCACCGAAGTATCCCTCCAGGCCACCCTGGCCGGCATCCTTATCGGCATCGGCGCCGTCGTCTACGCCGCACTGTCGGACTCCATCAACATCCGCAAGCTCCTCATCATTGGCATCGGCTTCATTGCCATCGGCTCGATTATGGGCTTCGTGGGCCAGGATGTGTGGCCCGTCGTCGTCGCCGCGCGCGTTATCCAGACCGCCGGCCTGGCCGCCGCCGAGACACTGTACGTCATCTACGTCACCAAGCACCTGCCGGAGAAGGACCAGAAAACCTACCTCGGTTACTCCACCGCCTGCTTCCAGCTGTCCTTCCTCTTCGGCACGCTGGCTGGCGGCTACATCGCCGCCAACATCGCCTGGCCGTTCATGTTCATCCTCGCCCTGGTCTCCGTGGTGTCCATCCCCTTCATCCTCAAGACCGTCCCCGACGAGGAGCAGGACACCACCGACCTCGACGTGTTGGGGCTGGCCTGCATCGCCGTGTTCGCCGGCGCCCTGGTCATGTGGACCCAGAAGTTCAACCACGTGTGGCTGGTCCTGGCCATCGTGGGCATCGTCGTGTTCATCTGGCACATCCGCACCCACGACCGCGCCCTGGTCCGCCCGGAATTCTTCAATCCGCGCTACGCTAGCTGCCTCATCGTCGTCTTCCTCATCTACTCGACGCAGCTCGGCCTCACCGTTATCGTCCTGCCCTTCGCCCTCAACGGCCTCCACGGCATGGAGATCGACCAGGTGTCCTACCTGCTGGTCCCCGGCTACATCGCCGGCACCCTCGTGGGCATCTTCTCGGGCGCCATCGGCAAGGTGATGAACTCCCGGATGACCATGGCGGTATCCCTGTCGGCCATCCTCGGCGCGCTGGTCATCTCGGCGCTGTTCATCAACACCTCCGTGGCCATGCTGGTGGTGGGCGTCATCCTCTTCTCCGGCGGCTTCGCCGGCATGTACGCCCCGCTGCTCAACACGGCGATGAGCCACATCGAACCCGCCAAGCGCGGCGTGGCCGTGGGCTTCTACAACCTCACCATCAACATCGCCATTCCGCTGGGTATTACCTACTCCGCCGGCCTGGTGGACCGCCTGCCCTTCGCTGAGGGCTCCGCCGGGCTCTACTCCGCGGTCCTGTGGGTGCTCGTGGTCATCGCCGCCATCGGCGCGGTGGTGTTCTTCGCCGCGGACCGTGTCATCTCCGCGAAGGAGAAGCGCGCCGGCGAGGTGCCGGCCACCCTGGCGTAA
- the rimM gene encoding ribosome maturation factor RimM (Essential for efficient processing of 16S rRNA) yields the protein MELQIGRVIKSHGIRGEVSVDITTDDPATRFAVGEVLTGRHGNRELHLTIASVRPHQGRLLISFEEIPDRTAADTLRGLKFFAAPLDDADDDGFYDHELEGLTLIEGGRRIGTVTGVIHPAGRTILEARLDDSLGAKDVMIPFVYEIVPDVDLDAGTATITPPPGLLDL from the coding sequence ATGGAATTACAGATCGGACGCGTCATCAAGTCCCACGGAATCCGCGGGGAGGTCTCAGTGGACATCACCACCGATGACCCTGCCACCCGCTTCGCCGTCGGTGAAGTACTTACCGGGCGGCACGGAAACCGGGAGCTTCACCTCACCATCGCCAGCGTCCGCCCCCACCAGGGCCGGCTGCTGATCTCCTTCGAGGAGATCCCGGATCGCACAGCTGCCGACACGCTCCGCGGTCTGAAATTCTTCGCCGCCCCCCTCGACGACGCTGACGACGACGGCTTCTACGACCACGAACTCGAAGGCCTCACCTTGATCGAAGGCGGTCGACGCATCGGCACAGTTACCGGCGTCATCCACCCGGCCGGGCGCACCATCTTAGAAGCGCGGCTCGACGACTCCCTCGGTGCCAAGGATGTCATGATCCCCTTCGTCTACGAGATCGTCCCCGACGTGGACCTCGACGCCGGCACCGCCACCATCACCCCGCCACCGGGATTGCTGGACCTGTAA
- the trmD gene encoding tRNA (guanosine(37)-N1)-methyltransferase TrmD, whose protein sequence is MRIDVITIFPEYLEPMRHALLGKAIEGGLLSVGVHDLRAWATDAHRSVDDTPAGGGPGMVMKPQVWGPALDDVAAGVAGGDLASASPHLTTPRHDDLAGVAPHHYDAPSDVDDRPLLIVPTPAGRPFTQADAQAFSRERHLVFACGRYEGIDQRVFDDAARRYRVREVSIGDYVLIGGEVAALVITEAVVRLIPGVLGNQDSHLDDSFSDGLLEGPSYTRPRSWRGLDVPDVLFSGDHAKIAAWRREQSLKRTRANRPDLLANAELSDADRFALDARDVHTDLNVVLSDAEWRALKLRKKLKRSGYVVQSIDSEPVDFSCQPDTMFAASGGGANEVRRILINGRSTLSDAELTRLVVAALPEGTEWYGSTNEGHSDPDVPVACAWPGGTQ, encoded by the coding sequence ATGCGCATCGACGTCATTACCATCTTCCCCGAGTACCTGGAGCCGATGCGCCACGCCCTGCTCGGCAAGGCTATCGAAGGCGGACTGTTGAGCGTCGGTGTGCACGATCTGCGCGCGTGGGCAACGGACGCGCACCGCAGCGTCGACGACACCCCGGCCGGCGGCGGACCGGGCATGGTCATGAAGCCACAGGTGTGGGGTCCGGCGTTGGACGACGTCGCCGCAGGCGTGGCCGGCGGCGACCTCGCCAGTGCCAGCCCGCACCTCACGACACCGCGGCACGACGACCTCGCAGGCGTCGCACCGCACCACTACGACGCCCCGTCGGACGTCGACGACCGCCCGCTGCTCATCGTCCCCACCCCGGCCGGGCGTCCCTTCACCCAAGCCGACGCCCAAGCCTTCTCCCGCGAACGCCACCTCGTGTTCGCCTGCGGCCGCTACGAGGGCATCGACCAACGGGTGTTCGACGATGCGGCCCGGCGGTACCGGGTTCGGGAAGTCTCCATCGGGGACTATGTCCTCATCGGCGGAGAGGTGGCGGCACTGGTCATCACCGAAGCCGTTGTGCGGCTCATCCCCGGAGTGCTCGGCAATCAAGACAGTCACCTCGACGATTCCTTCTCCGACGGGCTGTTGGAGGGGCCGAGTTACACCAGGCCCCGGAGCTGGCGAGGCCTCGACGTCCCCGACGTCCTCTTCAGTGGCGACCACGCGAAGATCGCCGCCTGGCGCCGCGAACAGTCCCTCAAGCGGACCCGGGCCAACCGCCCCGACCTGCTAGCGAACGCTGAACTTAGCGACGCCGACCGATTCGCCCTCGACGCCCGCGACGTGCACACCGACCTTAACGTCGTCCTCTCGGACGCCGAGTGGCGGGCGCTCAAGCTGCGCAAGAAGCTCAAGCGCTCCGGCTACGTGGTTCAGTCCATCGACTCCGAACCGGTGGATTTTAGCTGCCAGCCGGACACCATGTTCGCGGCCTCGGGCGGCGGCGCCAATGAGGTGCGCCGAATCCTCATCAACGGCCGAAGTACGCTCAGCGACGCTGAGCTGACCCGCCTCGTCGTCGCGGCACTGCCGGAGGGCACCGAGTGGTACGGCAGCACCAACGAAGGACACAGCGACCCGGACGTCCCCGTGGCGTGCGCATGGCCAGGAGGAACCCAATGA